TCTCCTTACGTCCTACTGGGTGTTGGAGGAGGAGGGCGGGGGCGGGTGAAGGGCTCGGGAGGGACCCGAGGGTGGGGACGCAGTTCTGGAGCTCCTGGGGCTGCTGCCTGCCTCGTGCCCTCCTGGAAGGAACAGGGGCCTCATGCTTCTCTGTGTTCACAGgagtgatcacacacacacacacacatagacacacacacacacatagacacacacatacaaagacaCTCCTAACGGTCTTGGTAAGTTGGAAGAGGCGAGACAATTGAAATTGAAAGCTGGAGGAAGTTGTTTtcacaagattttattttttggatgctGACTCAGGGCAAAAGAGATCCCAAGAGGTCTTCCCTGGGCTTCTGATTCATCAGAAGCCCTTATCAGGGAGTTATCTGCCTATTGTTCACCGTCTACCAGGAAACGGTCCTAAGGGTGGACGGAACGGTGGCCGGATCGGTGGGAAGATCGGTGGGCGGATCGGCGGGCGGAACGGTGGATAGAACGGCGGACGGATTGGTGGACGACGGATTGGTGGACGAAATCTGACACTCTGAAGCTGTGAACCAATAAAAACAGGTTTCTTGTGAGAACCGGGTGAAGGTCAAGACAAGACCCCTCCCTCCATATCTGCCAGCCCATTCCTAGAAGACTCCAGGAACCTTGGGGACCCAGATCACCCTCTGGCTGTGACCCTTGGAGCATATGGCTAAATCTCCATACCACAGACAGAGATGAAACCGAGGCCCACAGATGATAAGGGGCTTTCCAGGATCACAAACCCATCCCAGGAAAGCAGGGCATGAAAGATCAttactgagtcagtgattctcaAGCTTCTGCACAGTCAAAGTCCCCTGCAGGCCTTGTGAAAATACAAATGGCTGGACCTCACCCCAGAGTCGGATTCAGTTGGTTTGAGTGGtgctgagaatctgccttgctgTCAGTTCCCGGGTGGGGACCCCATtagagaaccactgctttaaggGATGCACAGCCAGGGCTGGAGACCTGGGGCTCAGGGAAGGTGGGCCCGGGTGGGAGGGCCTTTCTTTGCCCTCAATGGGACAGCGGGTCATTGGTCCAAAGGATGTTTCACATACTTACCCTGCCCAGAAACCCCACAGTCCAGAAGGGGCCACTCACCTCATTACAGTTTATGTCAAATTGGTCATTTGATGGGTCCAGGGTGACTGTCCCCACACACTGTTTCACCAGCTGGAAGGGGAGGTTCAAGGTCAAACTGAAACCCCTGTGGCCATAACCTCCCGGCCTCCTCCCAGGAATTGGTAATCGTCCCCAAGCCCGCTGTCCAATCCCTGGGAAGCATCTGCCATTCTTCTCCCCCGCTCCCAGGCTCACCCCATTCTCCTTGAAGTCACACTGCTCCAGGGGCTGCTGGCTTGTCCTGGGGCAATCGGTCTCCTTCACCCTGAAGCTCACAGGCTTTCTGGTGCCTGGGTCCAAGTCCTGGTCATGGGTCAAAGTAGGGGAAACTGGATTTGGGCTCATTCTTCTTCCTCTGATCTGTCTCCCTGCCCCCCAACTAGCTGGCCCCCTGCCCAGATCCCTTCATAACTCACATCATTGGGTGTAGGGTCTAGCTCCAGGAGGCGGTAGAGATTAGCTTCTGAGGACCGCTCATTGAACTGATCCACGGCACGAAGCACGGCCTCCCTGTAGCTGAGGGCCTGGGCGCTGGCCGAGGGCAGCACTAGTCCcagcagcagtagccacagtGAACACCGTCCCAGGGAGAGGCTGGCCCTCTGGGTCTCCATGGTCCCCAGTCCTCATCCTCCCAGCCTGAGGAACCCTCCTTTTATGCTCAGCCTGGGCCCTGACCTGCCccgtccctgccctcctcccagcatGTGAGAAGGAGTTGCCTCAGCCACTGCTGTGGCCTCACAGGACTGCTGGGCAGTGGGCAGGAAGGACCCTATACAAGGTGAAGAAATGGTTTCTCCATCTCCTGACAGTGTTTTGGCCTCTCCTGGACCCCATGGCAAGTGTCATAGGCAGGCTTGCTCAAGAGGGTTGTGTCctccaggagagggaggggccagGCACTGTCTACTTCCCCTCTGACTCTACACCATGGGCCCCTCAGGATCCAGAGTAAAGGAGTGTATTCACGTCTCAATTGCCAGCTCTTGGCCCTGTCTGGCACCTAATAGGCACTCAGTTAACACTTGAAGAATGGTAAGACCATCAACTCCTGCTGTAGACTTACATTTCCAGCCCATCCCTAGGCAGACATAAATCCTACACCATCCTGTCCTCTGGGCTGAGACTGAGACCTCAGCCAGTCAGGGTTGGCTCCCTTGGTGCCCTCTCCTAGATTCATGTCCACTATTTTCTCACTGAAAAAGTTCTCTTTCACAAcaaccctccccctgcccctgcaaGACATGGCTTGTTCCACTAATCCCACTTGAACCAAGCATGAGAAGGATCATCTGCATTGTGACCCCAATTCAGTGCCTTCTCTACACTCAAGGCCACTGCAGGCTGCCCAGTCCTCACTGGATCCATATTCACATTCAAGCCGTGTCTTCATCTCCACAGACTCCAGGGACCCTCTGTCTTCCTGAACTTGCCCCTGACCAattctcccctgtccctgctctcctgggtcccctccccctccttggtGGCTCCTGCTGAGTCTCCTCCAAGGACTCCTCTTAGGATGCAAGGCTGGCTCAGGAGCATCCGGGCTGCTGCTCCTCCCCATCCTCACACATTCCTGGGGACGGCCCTTCTCAAGACACCAGTTCTCCTGAACACGCATCACTGCTCTGTCTCTGGGTTCAAGACTCCCATGAACGCCCTGGTTGTCCGCACTGGGCTGTTGGCTGGGTGCTTCTGCAGGAGCACTGAGCTGGAAGCCTGGGAGCCCCACCTGCTCCTTCCTCCTGAGGACACTCTGCTGACCTCCCAGCACCCCTGCCCTGGGCCTACCCTGTCTTCTCTCGTCTCAGTGCAGCCACAACCTCCACACTCCACCTTCCCTGATTTCCTGGCTCTCCCCTGACCACTGTCCACTCTCCACACCATTTTCTGGAAGTTCCAACACACCACCAGtttgaccttttcaagtcctgtctTTAGCCGCCCACACTCCCAGCACCAGGCATCAGGGCCAAGgctgttgttttcagttttcctcACTCCCAGCCCCGAGGGCCTCAGGTGTCAGGCTGCCGCTTACATCTCGACCACCCAAGCCCCTCTGAACCTCCTGCTGTCTTCCCACCTCTGCCTCTGATCCCTCTGTGTGCCCTGACCTCCACcttgggaagccttccctgacctccagCTAAACTCATCATCTCCTCCTCTTCACCCACTCGGCCTGCAGGACATCCCTTCTGATTGGACCTCAATATCTCCCTGTACAATGCTCTGGCTGAGAAAGCAGGCTGAGGAGGCCAGTGCTGGGAGAGCACAGCTGGGAAAGATAATGAACCAAAATGATGAAGATGTCTGAAAATGATGAAGCAAATTTTCATCCATCTCTCCTTTCACCTGGTCGTGTGACTTGAGGCCTGTAGTATTTCCTGGATTCAGTTGTCTTGTGGGACTCTTGGGGACTTGGCCAAAGCCCCTCAGCTGGGTCAGATGGTGCTGGTTACACGTCAGCCTTGGAGAAGGAGAGGTGGGCCTCTGCCACCTGGTTTCATAGTCCAGGTATTGCTCCAGCGACCTCTTGGTCAAACTGTATCCTTTTTCCAACTCAACGGAGGAAAAAGAATGTCCACAGTAGAAACAATTGGTAGTACACATGGTTGCTGGCTATTAGGTAAGCCTGAAACCCGCCCTGTGCTTTTCTGCCTCTGGGTTTGGGCATTTGCTCACACATCAAACTGAAtttccctcccccatcctccctGGATCCCTTGGAGGGTCTGCGTCTGGGTCCTCAGGCTGCCCCTCCTGTGTTGGTGGTGAACCTTCCCTTCCTCCAGCAATCAGCTTTCCTGTTTAGTGCTCACAGCTGTCAGAGCTGAGGTCTTCTCAGGAAAGACACCACACCTTCGTCCCCAGGCACATTGTCCCCAACTCCACATCTGGTCCTTGAGAAATTCGCA
This region of Bos indicus isolate NIAB-ARS_2022 breed Sahiwal x Tharparkar chromosome 22, NIAB-ARS_B.indTharparkar_mat_pri_1.0, whole genome shotgun sequence genomic DNA includes:
- the LOC109575951 gene encoding cathelicidin-2; translation: METQRASLSLGRCSLWLLLLGLVLPSASAQALSYREAVLRAVDQFNERSSEANLYRLLELDPTPNDDLDPGTRKPVSFRVKETDCPRTSQQPLEQCDFKENGLVKQCVGTVTLDPSNDQFDINCNELQSVRFRPPIRRPPIRPPFYPPFRPPIRPPIFPPIRPPFRPPLGPFPGRR